Genomic window (Mycoplasma leachii PG50):
GATCATTTTTATATATTTCTTTCATTTTACTAGTTCCAATTCTAGATATTTTTGAATAGCCAAATAATGTTACTAGTATTCCAAAAATAATTGAAACTAAACAACCTAATAAATAAATAAGAACACCTAAACCTATATTTTTATCTTGAGTTGTCATCATAAAGGTTGCTAATATTCCACTAGGACCAAACATTGAGTTTAAACCAAAATGAACATTTCCTCATAAATAAATTGATCCTAAGAAAAAACCACCAAAACCCGCAGCTATTGATGCTGTAATAAATGGACGAATTCTTGGAAGGGTAATTCCATAAATCATTGGTTCACCAATGCCAAAAATAGCAGGAATTATTGCTCCTTGAATTTGACGACGTAACAAACTTTTTTTATTTGCTAAAAATCACAAAGCAATACCAGTTCCGACTTGAGCCATACCTGCCATTGCTAGAATTGGAAATAATCCATTTACTCCTGTTTTTTCAATTAAAATAGCATAAATTGGTACAAAGCCTTGATGAACACCAAAAGAAACAGATAATAAAAAGATAGCAGATAAAACAAATGCACCAAAAGGATTAGTATATAAGTTTGAAAAAAATCAAGCAACAGCACTATATAAATATCCAGAAATTGGAATTATTAAAAATATATTAATAATAAGTAGTAAAAATAGTGTTAATGTTGGTGTTAATATTGTATCTAGTATTCCAGGTGTAAATTTACGAATTATTTTTTCTATTCATAATGATGCATATGCAGTTAATAAAGCACCTAGAATATTTCCTGATGGGTATGAAAATATTATTTGATCATTTTTAATAACGGGTCTAAAACCAACAGTTAATCAGTTAGTTGTAGGATTTGTTATATTAATTCCTAAATAATTAATACTATCTTTGTTATTAATTACAATCATAGGTAGAATACTATTTGAAAAAACTGGCGAAAATAAAGCAGCAGTCATAGCTCCTAAAACTCCAATTCCACCTCAAATTTCACAAGTTCTTCAGCCAACAATGATAATAAATGCATTTTTTCAAATATTTAATATTAGATTTAAGGCATTAAATCATGAAACAACTACAGCTGGTGCTGTTTTTAAATTAACAGTTCCTCCATATGATGATTGAATGATACCACCAACTCCTGATAAAATTCCAGCACCAATAAATCCTATTATCATTGGTGAAAATATTTTAGAAAACTTAGTAAAAAAATCTTGAATTCAGTTTTTGTTAGTTCTAAGATTTTGTTTTACAATATCACCAACTTCTGAAGCTGACATAAATTTATCATCTTTTGAATTATTTGCTTTTAGTAATTGTGAAAACTCTTCAGTTACTTTATTTACAAATCCAGGTCCTAAAACTATTTGTAATTCATTAGAAGAAACATTTATAACACCTAATACGTTTGGTATTGATTTTAATTTTTCAAGATCAATATTATTTTTTTTAATATTTAAACGTAATCTTGTTAAACAATTGGTATAAGAATGAATATTATCAATTTTTATAATATTTATAATTTCTTTAGCAGTTATTTTAGGGTCTTTAGTCATTTA
Coding sequences:
- a CDS encoding PTS transporter subunit EIIC, translating into MTKDPKITAKEIINIIKIDNIHSYTNCLTRLRLNIKKNNIDLEKLKSIPNVLGVINVSSNELQIVLGPGFVNKVTEEFSQLLKANNSKDDKFMSASEVGDIVKQNLRTNKNWIQDFFTKFSKIFSPMIIGFIGAGILSGVGGIIQSSYGGTVNLKTAPAVVVSWFNALNLILNIWKNAFIIIVGWRTCEIWGGIGVLGAMTAALFSPVFSNSILPMIVINNKDSINYLGINITNPTTNWLTVGFRPVIKNDQIIFSYPSGNILGALLTAYASLWIEKIIRKFTPGILDTILTPTLTLFLLLIINIFLIIPISGYLYSAVAWFFSNLYTNPFGAFVLSAIFLLSVSFGVHQGFVPIYAILIEKTGVNGLFPILAMAGMAQVGTGIALWFLANKKSLLRRQIQGAIIPAIFGIGEPMIYGITLPRIRPFITASIAAGFGGFFLGSIYLWGNVHFGLNSMFGPSGILATFMMTTQDKNIGLGVLIYLLGCLVSIIFGILVTLFGYSKISRIGTSKMKEIYKNDQYKLGYKILLTVIFITIIGIFIYWIISYYKLPKQERIKLANIKVE